In a genomic window of Streptomyces noursei ATCC 11455:
- a CDS encoding class I SAM-dependent methyltransferase: MGLSMAVAEWWVERWERQQRRYAIDREERFTVIADVVEYVTAGQRRPLVVDLGCGPGSLAARLADRLPRAEVVGVDMDPLLLELARTHHSSAARYVDAVIGADGWIEAMALGRPLDAAVSTTALHYLPEPVLRRTYAQLAALLRPGGALVNGDHLPQPGAVAGALAAHVGRRRAERQRDGDHEDWASWWAAVASEPELAESLAERRRRLSAPVTGADDGGADNGLSVSDHAALLRAAGFAHVVPVWQFGDSCVLVAIR; encoded by the coding sequence ATGGGGCTGAGCATGGCCGTCGCGGAGTGGTGGGTGGAGCGCTGGGAGCGCCAGCAGCGGCGCTACGCCATCGACCGCGAGGAGCGGTTCACGGTGATCGCCGACGTCGTCGAGTATGTGACGGCCGGTCAGCGGCGGCCGCTGGTCGTCGATCTCGGCTGCGGCCCGGGCTCGCTCGCCGCCCGGCTCGCGGACCGGCTGCCGCGCGCCGAGGTCGTCGGCGTGGACATGGACCCGCTGCTGCTGGAACTGGCCCGCACCCATCACTCCTCGGCCGCCCGCTACGTCGATGCCGTGATCGGCGCGGACGGCTGGATCGAGGCGATGGCGCTGGGGCGCCCGCTCGACGCGGCGGTCTCCACCACCGCGCTGCACTACCTCCCCGAGCCTGTCCTGCGCCGCACCTACGCCCAACTCGCCGCCCTGCTGCGCCCCGGCGGAGCCCTCGTCAACGGCGACCACCTCCCGCAGCCCGGGGCCGTCGCCGGCGCGCTCGCCGCCCATGTCGGCCGCCGGCGCGCCGAGCGACAGCGGGACGGCGACCACGAGGACTGGGCGTCCTGGTGGGCGGCGGTGGCCTCGGAACCGGAGCTGGCCGAGTCGCTCGCCGAGCGCCGCCGCCGGCTGAGCGCACCCGTCACCGGCGCGGACGACGGCGGCGCGGACAACGGCCTGTCGGTGTCCGACCACGCCGCCCTGCTGCGCGCGGCCGGCTTCGCGCACGTCGTCCCGGTGTGGCAGTTCGGCGACAGCTGCGTACTGGTCGCGATCCGGTAG
- a CDS encoding PucR family transcriptional regulator: protein MTGRELPEEFVDGYAGVLGDVAHTGRRLNRQELQARRAAGERAAEAGHSLRALVNAHLAVTRASWPRTASAPTDSVLAALAQAVDALAGGYERAQHLAVRQEEAARREFIDDLLYGGSDLGRLAERAERFGLRLSHAHAVAVAEGSVAYSEADPVARRVQQALVSRFGDRQMLLTTKEGRLICIAPGDPAEVLAYFARQAHTATGGRVAVGRTHGGAGGIVQSYEEALNALELAERMGLGDPVLHAADLLVYPVLTRDRQAMADLVRSTLGPLQEARGGAGPLLETLAVYFDAGCVAAEAARRLSLSVRALTYRLARVHQLTGADPADPVHRYTLHTAVIGARLLDWPAQEL from the coding sequence GTGACGGGGCGGGAGCTTCCCGAGGAGTTCGTGGACGGGTATGCGGGGGTCCTCGGGGACGTCGCGCACACCGGGCGCCGACTCAATCGCCAGGAGCTCCAGGCGCGGCGCGCCGCGGGGGAACGGGCCGCCGAGGCCGGGCACAGCCTGCGGGCACTGGTCAACGCGCACCTCGCGGTCACCCGGGCGTCCTGGCCGCGTACCGCGTCGGCGCCGACGGACAGCGTGCTGGCGGCGCTGGCTCAGGCGGTGGACGCGCTGGCCGGCGGCTACGAACGGGCGCAGCACCTCGCGGTGCGCCAAGAGGAGGCCGCGCGCCGGGAATTCATCGACGACCTGCTCTACGGGGGCAGCGACCTGGGCCGGCTGGCGGAGCGGGCGGAACGTTTCGGGCTGCGGCTCTCGCATGCCCATGCGGTCGCGGTGGCCGAGGGGTCCGTGGCGTACTCGGAGGCCGACCCGGTGGCCCGGCGGGTGCAACAGGCGCTGGTGAGCCGGTTCGGGGACCGGCAGATGTTGCTGACCACGAAGGAGGGTCGGCTGATCTGCATCGCCCCGGGCGATCCGGCGGAGGTGCTGGCGTACTTCGCGCGGCAGGCGCACACCGCCACCGGGGGCCGGGTGGCGGTGGGCCGCACGCACGGCGGCGCCGGGGGCATCGTCCAGTCCTACGAGGAGGCGCTCAACGCGCTGGAGCTGGCCGAGCGGATGGGGCTCGGCGATCCCGTGCTGCACGCCGCCGACCTGCTGGTCTACCCGGTCCTCACCCGGGACCGGCAGGCCATGGCCGACCTGGTGCGCAGCACGCTGGGGCCGCTGCAGGAGGCGCGCGGCGGGGCCGGGCCGCTGTTGGAGACGCTGGCGGTGTACTTCGACGCGGGGTGCGTCGCGGCGGAGGCGGCCCGGCGACTGTCGCTGAGCGTGCGGGCGCTGACCTACCGGCTGGCGCGGGTGCACCAGCTCACCGGCGCGGATCCGGCCGATCCGGTGCACCGGTACACCCTGCACACCGCCGTGATCGGCGCCCGGCTGTTGGATTGGCCCGCGCAGGAGCTGTGA
- a CDS encoding TetR/AcrR family transcriptional regulator: MTESRRNAARPERLPSGRHHLSRDEVVASQRVRMLTATAEVMKEKGYAGTSVADIIRRAGVSRETFYQQFRSKDDCFVQALDAATHQLVGLLEAAWQQPPADAPRATPAPPPPTPEEIFRRLLRRYLHALAERSAFARLFLVEVYAAGPAATARRMEWQCRFADALAEIFPAGDEDDPDERRFGCEALVAAAAHMVTVRLAADDVAGLHALEAPLVRLAVRLLG, encoded by the coding sequence GTGACCGAGTCCCGGCGGAACGCTGCCCGGCCCGAGCGGTTGCCCAGCGGCCGCCACCACCTCAGCCGTGACGAGGTGGTGGCGTCGCAGCGGGTGCGGATGCTGACCGCCACCGCGGAGGTGATGAAGGAGAAGGGGTATGCGGGGACCTCGGTCGCGGACATCATCCGGCGCGCCGGGGTGTCGCGAGAGACGTTCTACCAGCAGTTCCGCTCCAAGGACGACTGCTTCGTCCAGGCCCTGGACGCCGCCACGCACCAGTTGGTGGGTCTGCTGGAGGCCGCCTGGCAGCAGCCGCCGGCCGACGCCCCGCGGGCGACGCCGGCTCCTCCGCCGCCCACTCCGGAGGAGATCTTCCGCCGGCTGCTGCGCCGTTATCTCCACGCCCTCGCCGAACGATCTGCCTTCGCCCGGCTGTTCCTCGTCGAGGTGTACGCGGCCGGGCCGGCGGCGACGGCCCGCCGCATGGAGTGGCAGTGCCGGTTCGCCGACGCCCTCGCCGAGATCTTTCCGGCGGGGGACGAGGACGATCCGGACGAGCGGCGCTTCGGTTGTGAGGCGCTGGTCGCCGCCGCCGCACACATGGTGACGGTGCGTCTGGCCGCCGACGACGTGGCGGGCCTGCACGCGTTGGAAGCACCGCTGGTCCGTCTCGCGGTACGGCTCCTCGGCTGA
- a CDS encoding PE-PPE domain-containing protein, with protein MRKARSFLALLVALPVLGLNSPHALAAAPQTRTPAQTRADCPDTMIFEVGGHLDRDATVYDPSNAALPAGVSFTKIHYSASIAPYPGDTVTLDDSVAEGITKLDAAVKEFHGACTASHLTIAGYSQGAIVAGDELAALSGSDAVPHDRLNGVLYGDPRRPGANGGPGGIETNLPTILPGMTMRGPRGFGDLTVKEICNTNDGICYSENVLTNLACFVNGVVGYFTGDHGYAINPHAVSGGGDQLNRQAPKVPVCGPGLTIPRRTPHTLSNGGPTTSRQQPAGQRTAVASLLPADLRDRLAQFPPLPAAG; from the coding sequence ATGCGGAAGGCACGATCGTTCCTGGCGCTGCTCGTAGCGTTGCCCGTGCTGGGACTGAACTCGCCCCACGCCCTGGCAGCCGCCCCACAGACCCGAACACCGGCCCAGACACGCGCCGACTGCCCCGACACCATGATCTTCGAGGTCGGCGGCCACCTGGATCGCGATGCCACGGTCTACGACCCGAGCAACGCCGCCCTCCCCGCGGGCGTGTCGTTCACGAAGATCCACTACTCGGCGTCGATCGCCCCGTATCCCGGCGACACCGTGACGCTGGACGACTCGGTGGCCGAGGGCATCACCAAACTCGACGCGGCGGTGAAGGAGTTCCACGGTGCCTGCACCGCAAGTCACCTCACCATCGCCGGTTATTCGCAGGGCGCGATCGTCGCCGGCGACGAGCTGGCCGCCCTCTCCGGCAGCGACGCCGTCCCGCACGACCGGCTCAACGGCGTGCTCTACGGAGACCCCCGGCGGCCCGGTGCGAACGGCGGCCCGGGCGGCATCGAGACCAACCTGCCGACGATCCTGCCGGGCATGACGATGAGGGGGCCGCGCGGCTTCGGCGATCTGACGGTCAAGGAGATCTGCAACACCAACGACGGCATCTGCTACTCCGAGAACGTGCTCACCAACCTGGCCTGCTTCGTCAACGGCGTGGTCGGCTACTTCACCGGCGACCACGGCTACGCCATCAACCCCCATGCCGTCTCCGGCGGCGGCGACCAGCTCAACCGCCAGGCACCGAAGGTCCCGGTCTGCGGCCCGGGGCTGACGATCCCGCGCAGGACACCGCACACGCTGTCCAACGGCGGCCCCACCACAAGCCGGCAGCAGCCGGCCGGGCAGCGCACGGCGGTCGCGTCGCTGCTGCCCGCCGACCTCCGGGACCGGCTGGCACAGTTCCCCCCGCTCCCCGCGGCCGGCTAA
- a CDS encoding EfeM/EfeO family lipoprotein has product MPRAGLRRLRSPRVWGPGGAVIVAGAVTAVALTAGAGPDTAATADGLPHTTVEISPGDCGRGWQHPHAGTQVFDLRNSSSGAAEVYLRGAGGGPVYGEVEGIGPGTTRQLRVRLGPGAYAFTCLPDDANATTGPTVRVTGDGPAGPAAAPVTQHDLIDPAIDYQKWVAGGLDDLVGQTDALRAAVTDGDLAAARTAWLPAHLTYERLGAAYGAFGDADQKINGTTAGLAGGVRDPGFTGFHRVEYGLWHGESAAGLRAPVAALAEAVRALRDEWAQTRMDPAALGLRAHEILENTAQFELTGRTDYGSGSNLATARANLDGTRAVLVRLRPLLTTRYPELPRLESGLGRTGRLLDGFHRDGRWTPLDALSRAERQRTNAAVGDLVERLASVATLCDPRRTV; this is encoded by the coding sequence GTGCCACGAGCCGGCCTGCGGCGGCTTCGTTCGCCGCGCGTCTGGGGTCCCGGCGGCGCCGTCATCGTGGCCGGAGCGGTCACCGCGGTCGCCCTGACCGCCGGCGCCGGACCGGACACCGCGGCCACCGCGGACGGCCTCCCGCACACCACCGTCGAGATCTCCCCGGGCGACTGCGGGCGCGGCTGGCAGCATCCGCACGCAGGCACCCAGGTCTTCGACCTCCGCAACAGCTCCAGCGGTGCCGCCGAGGTCTACCTCCGCGGTGCCGGCGGCGGCCCGGTCTACGGCGAGGTGGAGGGCATCGGCCCCGGCACCACCCGCCAGTTGCGGGTCCGCCTCGGCCCCGGCGCGTACGCCTTCACCTGCCTGCCCGACGACGCCAACGCGACCACCGGGCCCACCGTCCGCGTCACCGGCGACGGACCCGCCGGCCCGGCCGCCGCGCCGGTCACCCAGCACGACCTGATCGACCCGGCGATCGACTACCAGAAATGGGTCGCCGGCGGCCTCGACGACCTCGTCGGGCAGACCGACGCCCTGCGCGCGGCGGTCACCGACGGCGACCTGGCCGCCGCCCGCACCGCCTGGCTGCCCGCCCATCTGACCTACGAGCGGCTGGGCGCCGCCTACGGCGCGTTCGGCGACGCGGACCAGAAGATCAACGGGACCACCGCCGGACTCGCGGGCGGCGTCCGTGATCCCGGGTTCACCGGCTTCCACCGCGTCGAGTACGGCCTGTGGCACGGCGAGTCCGCCGCCGGGCTGCGCGCCCCGGTCGCCGCGCTCGCCGAGGCGGTGCGCGCCCTGCGCGACGAGTGGGCCCAGACCCGCATGGACCCGGCGGCGCTCGGCCTGCGCGCGCACGAGATCCTGGAGAACACCGCGCAGTTCGAGCTGACCGGCCGCACCGACTACGGCAGCGGCAGCAACCTCGCCACCGCCCGCGCCAACCTCGACGGCACCCGCGCCGTGCTCGTCCGGCTGCGCCCCCTGCTGACCACCCGCTACCCCGAACTCCCGCGGTTGGAGAGCGGGTTGGGCCGCACCGGGCGACTGCTCGACGGCTTCCACCGGGACGGCCGCTGGACCCCGCTCGACGCGCTGAGCCGCGCCGAACGGCAGCGGACCAACGCGGCGGTGGGTGACCTGGTGGAACGGCTGGCCTCGGTGGCCACCCTGTGCGATCCGCGGAGGACGGTGTGA
- a CDS encoding aminotransferase class V-fold PLP-dependent enzyme: MASIAAHGQGAAFFTEWGPWQRALRAQFPLIAAHPELAYLDSAATGQKPQAVLDAVQGQLTDAHANAGRGSYPWANSSTALVERVRDRVRSFLGDPDPERSAVHFTSGTTEGLRLVARDWLAELLADGDEIVVPFADHEANLAPWLEVQRLLDRQGVRIRVREMPYQTSSGDYDPAALARLVGPRTRFVAATHVHHVYGGNMNVHLIRRAVGPAVPICLDAAQSVGHLPVSVAELDVDFVVFSGHKALALPGSGALWARQTRGPQLRPGGWRGSPNTTGIASLAAALDWLEAAGTDRIGRWTVALAARLSDGLRHLDAYEVLGCQRSLAAEAPVQQRCGIVTFRHRDIGASDLGFILFSHGFMVRTDGHCQAGAGERTSSVRVSLHVYNTPEEIDRLLTVLASLT; the protein is encoded by the coding sequence GTGGCCTCGATCGCCGCGCACGGCCAGGGCGCCGCGTTCTTCACGGAGTGGGGGCCGTGGCAGCGCGCGCTGCGCGCCCAGTTCCCGCTCATCGCCGCCCATCCGGAGTTGGCGTACCTGGACAGTGCGGCCACCGGGCAGAAGCCGCAGGCCGTACTGGACGCCGTGCAGGGGCAGTTGACCGACGCGCACGCCAACGCCGGCCGCGGCTCCTACCCCTGGGCCAACTCCTCCACCGCGCTGGTGGAACGGGTCCGCGACCGGGTCAGGAGCTTCCTCGGCGACCCGGATCCGGAGCGCTCGGCGGTCCACTTCACCAGCGGGACCACCGAGGGGCTGCGCCTGGTCGCCCGGGACTGGCTGGCGGAACTCCTCGCCGACGGGGACGAGATCGTCGTCCCGTTCGCCGACCACGAGGCCAATCTCGCCCCGTGGCTGGAGGTGCAGCGGCTGCTGGACCGGCAGGGCGTGCGGATCCGGGTGCGGGAGATGCCGTACCAGACCTCGTCCGGGGACTACGACCCGGCGGCGCTGGCCCGGCTCGTCGGCCCCCGGACCCGGTTCGTGGCCGCCACCCATGTCCACCACGTCTACGGCGGCAACATGAACGTCCACCTCATCCGCCGGGCGGTCGGGCCGGCGGTGCCGATCTGCCTGGACGCCGCGCAGAGCGTCGGCCATCTGCCGGTCTCGGTCGCCGAACTCGACGTGGACTTTGTGGTGTTCTCCGGTCACAAGGCACTGGCGCTGCCCGGCTCCGGGGCGCTCTGGGCCCGGCAGACCCGCGGTCCCCAGCTGCGGCCGGGCGGTTGGCGGGGCAGCCCCAACACCACCGGGATCGCGAGCCTGGCGGCCGCGCTGGACTGGCTGGAGGCCGCCGGCACCGACCGGATCGGGCGCTGGACGGTGGCCCTGGCCGCCCGCCTGTCGGACGGTCTGCGCCACCTCGACGCCTACGAAGTCCTGGGCTGCCAGCGCAGTCTGGCCGCCGAGGCGCCCGTCCAGCAGCGCTGCGGGATCGTCACCTTCCGGCACCGCGACATCGGCGCGAGCGACCTCGGGTTCATCCTCTTCAGCCATGGCTTCATGGTGCGCACGGACGGCCACTGCCAGGCGGGCGCGGGGGAGCGGACCAGTTCCGTGCGGGTCAGCCTGCACGTCTACAACACCCCTGAGGAGATCGACCGGTTGCTCACCGTGCTCGCTTCGCTGACATGA
- a CDS encoding COG4705 family protein, which translates to MTIGQPDSTAVATPPARGRRPGAAPVRSKVPEVTALFWVVKILTTGMGETASDYLGRTLGPIPAGALGFTAFAILMVAQFRSTRYRAGLYWSTIVMVSVFGTMAADVVHVILGVPYLVSTLAFSVALAVILLAWYASEGTLALHSVRTRRRETFYWATVLTTFALGTAAGDLTAGTLGLGYLTSGIVFGALILVPALAGRFLGLNAVAAFWGAYILTRPLGASFADWMGVPATRGGLDWGTGPVTLALTVPIALLIGYLAVSGRDTPADGPAEDGPGAAVPVAG; encoded by the coding sequence ATGACGATCGGACAGCCGGACAGCACGGCGGTGGCGACACCCCCGGCCCGGGGGCGACGCCCCGGCGCCGCTCCGGTCCGGAGCAAGGTCCCCGAGGTCACGGCGCTGTTCTGGGTGGTGAAGATCCTCACCACCGGCATGGGCGAGACCGCCTCGGACTACCTCGGCCGGACACTGGGGCCGATACCCGCCGGCGCCCTGGGCTTCACGGCGTTCGCGATCCTGATGGTGGCGCAGTTCCGATCGACCCGCTACCGGGCCGGACTCTACTGGTCGACGATCGTCATGGTGAGCGTCTTCGGGACGATGGCCGCCGACGTCGTCCACGTCATCCTCGGAGTCCCCTACCTCGTCTCCACCCTCGCCTTCTCGGTGGCACTGGCCGTCATCCTGCTCGCCTGGTACGCCTCCGAGGGCACGCTCGCGCTGCACAGCGTCCGCACCCGCCGCCGGGAGACCTTCTACTGGGCCACCGTGCTCACCACCTTCGCCCTGGGCACCGCGGCCGGCGACCTCACCGCGGGCACCCTGGGCCTGGGGTATCTGACCTCGGGCATCGTCTTCGGCGCACTGATCCTGGTGCCGGCGCTGGCCGGGCGGTTCCTCGGGCTGAACGCGGTCGCCGCGTTCTGGGGCGCCTACATCCTGACCCGCCCGCTCGGGGCCTCGTTCGCCGACTGGATGGGCGTCCCGGCCACCCGCGGCGGCCTCGACTGGGGCACCGGGCCGGTCACCCTCGCACTGACCGTGCCCATCGCCCTGCTCATCGGCTATCTCGCGGTGAGCGGCAGGGACACACCCGCGGACGGGCCGGCCGAGGACGGCCCCGGAGCGGCGGTACCGGTCGCGGGCTGA
- the efeB gene encoding iron uptake transporter deferrochelatase/peroxidase subunit, with translation MNDAQHGGDDGTEGTRRTRVGRRGFLRGAALAGAGGLVAGGAGLAAGAAPARAPYADGAGPQLPLPGTGPLGGPAPAAPFHGPHQAAVLTAPRRVTAFVACDVTADGRADLADLLRTLTERARFLTGGGVPDPLGVTGPPADSGILGPQLPAGALSVTVGVGAALFDDRFGLRARAPRRLTTMPAFPDDDLQPDWCHGDLSLQLCADDTDTVLHALRDLTRHTRGALQVRWRLDGFASPPRPTGTARNLFGFKDGTANPDPGSSREMRRLVWVESGMGEPDWAVGGSYQVVRLIRMLVEFWDRVSLTEQERMFGRTRETGAPLDGNDEHDTPDYPGDPKGDVIPLDSHIRKANPRTADTADQRLLRRAYNYDRGMDANGNLDMGLLFCCYQQDLARQFETVQRRLAGEPLTDYIKPFGGGYFLALPGVRDRADWYGRALLA, from the coding sequence GTGAACGACGCCCAGCACGGCGGCGACGACGGTACGGAGGGCACGCGGCGGACCCGCGTCGGCCGGCGCGGCTTCCTGCGCGGCGCGGCGCTGGCCGGCGCCGGGGGACTTGTGGCCGGCGGAGCCGGGCTCGCGGCCGGCGCCGCGCCCGCCCGGGCTCCGTACGCCGACGGCGCCGGCCCGCAGCTCCCGCTGCCCGGCACCGGACCGCTCGGCGGCCCCGCGCCCGCCGCCCCCTTCCACGGGCCGCACCAGGCCGCCGTCCTCACCGCGCCCCGCCGGGTCACCGCGTTCGTCGCCTGCGACGTCACCGCCGACGGCCGCGCGGACCTGGCCGACCTGCTGCGCACCCTCACCGAACGGGCCCGTTTCCTGACCGGCGGCGGTGTCCCGGACCCGCTCGGCGTCACCGGCCCGCCCGCCGACTCCGGCATCCTCGGCCCCCAACTCCCGGCCGGCGCACTGTCGGTCACCGTCGGCGTCGGCGCGGCGCTCTTCGACGACCGGTTCGGGCTGCGCGCCCGCGCGCCGCGCCGCCTGACCACCATGCCCGCCTTCCCCGACGACGACCTCCAGCCCGACTGGTGCCACGGCGACCTGAGCCTCCAACTGTGCGCCGACGACACCGACACCGTGCTGCACGCGCTGCGCGACCTGACCCGCCACACCCGCGGCGCCCTCCAGGTCCGTTGGCGGCTGGACGGCTTCGCCAGCCCGCCCCGCCCCACCGGCACCGCCCGTAACCTCTTCGGCTTCAAGGACGGCACCGCCAACCCCGACCCCGGATCGAGCCGCGAGATGCGGCGCCTGGTCTGGGTCGAGTCGGGCATGGGCGAGCCGGACTGGGCAGTCGGCGGCAGCTATCAGGTCGTCCGGCTGATCCGGATGCTGGTGGAGTTCTGGGACCGCGTCTCGCTGACGGAGCAGGAGCGGATGTTCGGCCGCACCCGGGAGACCGGTGCCCCGCTCGACGGCAACGACGAGCACGACACCCCCGACTACCCCGGCGACCCCAAGGGCGATGTCATCCCCCTGGACAGCCACATCCGCAAGGCCAACCCCCGCACCGCGGACACCGCCGACCAGCGCCTGCTGCGCCGCGCCTACAACTACGACCGCGGCATGGACGCCAACGGCAACCTCGACATGGGCCTGCTCTTCTGCTGCTACCAGCAGGACCTTGCCCGCCAGTTCGAGACCGTCCAACGCCGCCTGGCGGGGGAGCCGCTGACGGACTACATCAAGCCGTTCGGTGGCGGCTACTTCTTGGCGCTGCCGGGCGTACGGGACCGGGCCGACTGGTACGGCCGGGCGCTCCTGGCGTAG
- a CDS encoding phospholipase C: MAMRGKTHVIRTLGAVTGAVALAALGGGAPALAAGGPHPGHSGTATPIKHVVVIFDENISFDHYFATYPKAANTDGTKFTPSPKTPQDVDNLRTAGLLKHNPNQYLPKRLTPQQAMTCDQNHEYGPEQYAYNAGKADKFVQNTDSGKCSGGLFGEPGLVMDYYDGNTVTGLWNYAQHYALNDRSFGSVYGPSSPGAINLISGQTHGVISTDPTSGTENPKQTAKPDGYAVQSPDAKGVGTMINDPDPAFDDCSGKDHSSKNALAAMQGRNIGDLLNTRNISWGWFQGGFRPSAPWDGKQGHYAQCHGTTHTNVGGAAVVDYSPHHAPFQYYKSTANPHHLPPKSVDEIGHAGQANHNYDLTDFDAALRAGKLPAISFLKAPAYQDGHAGNSDPLDEQHFLVDQINHIQQAPQWKDTAVVVAYDDSDGWYDHAFAKPRNGSKDSSTDANGKSTDSPACQSGPAAAGGYQDRCGPGTRQPLLVISPYSKTNHIDHTATEQTSVIKFIEDNWHLGRIGDASFDARAGALTSMFDFRHPNNKQVLLNADGSVKSVGPIRPVKPVRTTITQGAAMQNTAAVDDQSGFPVLPVGIAAAAVAAGATGTFFALRRRKEQGAV, encoded by the coding sequence ATGGCCATGAGGGGAAAGACACACGTGATACGGACCCTGGGGGCCGTCACCGGAGCCGTGGCACTCGCCGCGCTGGGCGGCGGCGCACCCGCCCTGGCCGCCGGCGGTCCGCACCCCGGCCACTCCGGGACCGCCACCCCCATCAAGCACGTGGTCGTCATCTTCGACGAGAACATCTCGTTCGACCACTACTTCGCCACCTACCCCAAGGCCGCGAACACCGACGGGACGAAGTTCACCCCGTCCCCGAAGACGCCCCAGGACGTCGACAACCTGCGCACCGCCGGGCTGCTCAAGCACAACCCGAACCAGTACCTCCCCAAGCGGCTCACCCCGCAGCAGGCCATGACCTGCGACCAGAACCACGAGTACGGCCCCGAGCAGTACGCCTACAACGCTGGCAAGGCCGACAAGTTCGTCCAGAACACCGACTCCGGCAAGTGCTCCGGCGGCCTCTTCGGCGAGCCCGGACTGGTGATGGACTACTACGACGGCAACACCGTCACCGGGCTGTGGAACTACGCCCAGCACTACGCCCTCAACGACCGCTCCTTCGGCTCGGTCTACGGCCCGTCCTCCCCGGGCGCGATCAACCTGATCTCCGGTCAGACCCACGGGGTGATCTCCACCGACCCGACCTCGGGCACCGAGAACCCCAAGCAGACCGCCAAGCCGGACGGATACGCCGTCCAGTCGCCCGACGCCAAGGGCGTCGGCACGATGATCAACGACCCGGACCCGGCGTTCGACGACTGCTCGGGCAAGGACCACTCCAGCAAGAACGCGCTCGCCGCGATGCAGGGCCGCAACATCGGTGACCTGCTCAACACCCGCAACATCAGCTGGGGATGGTTCCAGGGCGGCTTCCGGCCCAGCGCCCCGTGGGACGGCAAGCAGGGCCACTACGCCCAGTGCCACGGCACCACCCACACCAACGTCGGGGGCGCCGCGGTCGTCGACTACAGCCCGCACCACGCCCCGTTCCAGTACTACAAGTCCACGGCCAACCCGCACCACCTGCCGCCCAAGAGCGTCGACGAGATCGGCCACGCCGGTCAGGCCAACCACAACTACGACCTGACCGACTTCGACGCCGCGCTGCGCGCCGGCAAGCTGCCTGCCATCAGCTTCCTCAAGGCCCCCGCCTACCAGGACGGCCACGCCGGCAACTCCGACCCGCTCGACGAACAGCACTTCCTCGTCGACCAGATCAACCACATCCAGCAGGCGCCGCAGTGGAAGGACACCGCCGTGGTCGTCGCCTACGACGACTCCGACGGCTGGTACGACCACGCCTTCGCCAAGCCGCGCAACGGCTCCAAGGACTCCTCGACCGACGCCAACGGCAAGTCCACCGACAGCCCGGCCTGCCAGTCCGGCCCGGCGGCCGCCGGCGGCTACCAGGACCGCTGTGGCCCGGGCACCCGTCAGCCGCTGCTGGTGATCTCCCCGTACAGCAAGACCAACCACATCGACCACACCGCCACCGAGCAGACCTCGGTGATCAAGTTCATCGAGGACAACTGGCACCTCGGTCGGATCGGTGACGCCTCCTTCGACGCCCGCGCCGGCGCGCTGACCTCGATGTTCGACTTCCGGCACCCCAACAACAAGCAGGTGCTGCTGAACGCCGACGGCTCGGTCAAGTCCGTCGGTCCGATCCGCCCGGTCAAGCCGGTCCGGACCACCATCACCCAGGGCGCCGCGATGCAGAACACCGCCGCCGTCGACGACCAGTCCGGCTTCCCGGTCCTGCCCGTGGGCATCGCCGCCGCCGCGGTCGCGGCCGGCGCCACCGGCACCTTCTTCGCGCTCCGGCGCCGCAAGGAGCAGGGCGCGGTCTGA